A genomic segment from Streptomyces sp. NBC_01233 encodes:
- a CDS encoding GNAT family N-acetyltransferase yields the protein MEIPAGAAALEVVRLDPRQGHPWGPLSGGTPVTLWTGPQATETLALIEALPPGDRARCFVPTWGLRAHDAELNHLYDVIPCFSCNIVLLTGPAVPEHLDRGHGFDGKSKAAKALLARLRAAEEIPPVVPAGRMRALPQPVLDLADGWLLRPWEPSDAPALVASGLDPDIQHWNRTGRFTEGRAEKRITRYRRNWEAEKAAIWAVAPAAGGPAVGLIGLADLDLTGSSGEILYWLLPAGRGSGLMVAATEAVSRWAFDDLGLHRIRITHSVANPASCAIATKAGFPLEGTMRGALLHTDGWHDEHLHARLRTDSPV from the coding sequence ATGGAGATCCCCGCCGGGGCGGCAGCCCTCGAAGTCGTCCGCCTCGACCCCCGCCAGGGCCACCCCTGGGGTCCCCTATCCGGCGGCACCCCCGTCACCCTGTGGACCGGGCCCCAGGCCACCGAGACCCTCGCCCTCATCGAAGCCCTGCCCCCGGGCGACCGGGCCCGGTGCTTCGTCCCCACCTGGGGCCTGCGCGCCCACGACGCGGAACTGAACCACCTCTACGACGTCATCCCCTGCTTCTCCTGCAACATCGTCCTGCTCACCGGCCCGGCCGTCCCCGAACACCTGGACCGCGGCCACGGCTTCGACGGCAAGAGCAAGGCGGCCAAGGCACTCCTCGCCCGCCTCCGCGCCGCCGAGGAGATCCCCCCGGTCGTACCGGCCGGCCGGATGCGGGCCCTGCCCCAGCCCGTGCTCGACCTCGCCGACGGGTGGCTGCTGCGCCCCTGGGAGCCGTCCGACGCCCCCGCCCTGGTCGCTTCCGGCCTCGACCCCGACATCCAGCACTGGAACCGCACCGGCCGGTTCACCGAGGGCCGCGCCGAGAAGCGCATCACGCGCTACCGCCGCAACTGGGAGGCAGAGAAGGCAGCGATCTGGGCCGTCGCCCCCGCCGCCGGCGGCCCGGCCGTCGGCCTGATCGGACTGGCCGACCTCGACCTCACCGGCAGCAGCGGCGAGATCCTGTACTGGCTGCTGCCCGCCGGCCGCGGCAGCGGCCTCATGGTGGCGGCCACGGAGGCCGTCAGCCGCTGGGCCTTCGACGACCTCGGCCTGCACCGCATCCGCATCACCCACTCCGTGGCCAACCCGGCCTCCTGCGCCATCGCCACGAAGGCCGGGTTCCCGCTGGAGGGCACCATGCGCGGCGCCCTCCTGCACACGGACGGCTGGCACGACGAGCACCTCCACGCCCGCCTGCGCACCGACTCCCCGGTGTAG
- a CDS encoding helix-turn-helix domain-containing protein: MAGKNLDPSSSPRALLGAELRVARERAGLSQAELGEPLFVSGSFIGQLEAGTRRMHIEFARQIDDILDTNGFFVRNCGAAAKSKYPDHFAAAAEAEALATAIREYAPQLIPGLLQTAAYAREVFRAYQPTATEETIDELVTNRLARAALLNDPTTPMLWCVLDEAVLRRCGENPAVLAENLRHIASLIRQHRVIVQVLPFSAGFHAGMLGSLKLMSFDDAPPLAYVQGMGTGQLFDDPATVTQHTLTYDLLTANALSPRKSLALIESVAEDYEHDQHA, translated from the coding sequence ATGGCAGGTAAGAACCTCGACCCGTCCTCCTCACCCCGCGCCCTGCTCGGCGCGGAGCTGCGCGTGGCGCGCGAACGTGCCGGGCTCAGCCAGGCCGAGTTGGGCGAACCGCTCTTCGTCAGCGGCTCGTTCATCGGCCAGCTCGAAGCCGGCACGCGCCGCATGCACATCGAATTCGCGCGCCAGATAGACGACATCCTCGACACGAACGGCTTCTTCGTCCGCAACTGCGGAGCTGCGGCCAAGTCCAAGTACCCGGACCACTTCGCGGCGGCGGCCGAAGCGGAGGCTCTGGCGACGGCCATCCGGGAGTACGCACCCCAGCTGATCCCGGGGCTGCTCCAGACGGCGGCGTACGCACGAGAGGTCTTCCGCGCGTATCAGCCGACGGCCACGGAAGAAACCATCGATGAGCTGGTCACGAACCGGCTGGCACGGGCCGCACTGCTGAATGATCCAACAACGCCGATGTTGTGGTGCGTCCTTGACGAGGCAGTACTGCGCCGGTGCGGAGAGAACCCGGCAGTGCTGGCGGAGAACCTCCGCCATATCGCAAGCCTGATCCGACAGCACCGCGTCATCGTGCAGGTGCTTCCTTTCAGCGCGGGCTTCCACGCGGGAATGCTGGGATCCCTCAAGCTGATGTCGTTCGACGACGCACCGCCACTCGCCTACGTTCAAGGCATGGGCACAGGGCAGCTGTTCGACGATCCGGCCACGGTCACCCAGCACACCCTGACCTACGATCTGCTCACGGCCAACGCGCTGTCGCCACGCAAATCTCTGGCCTTGATCGAATCGGTCGCGGAGGATTACGAACATGACCAGCACGCCTGA
- a CDS encoding DUF397 domain-containing protein, whose amino-acid sequence MTSTPEYDLSTATWHKSSYSGGDGGDCLEMATWRKSTYSDGTGGDCLEVADGHSGIVPVRDSKVPDGPHLTFRDTAWTAFVTSL is encoded by the coding sequence ATGACCAGCACGCCTGAGTACGACCTCTCGACGGCAACGTGGCACAAGTCTTCCTACAGCGGCGGCGACGGCGGCGACTGCCTGGAGATGGCCACTTGGCGGAAGTCCACGTACAGCGACGGCACCGGCGGCGACTGCCTCGAAGTCGCCGACGGCCACTCCGGGATCGTTCCGGTCCGGGACTCCAAGGTCCCGGACGGGCCCCACCTCACCTTCCGGGACACCGCCTGGACGGCGTTCGTCACCAGCCTCTGA
- a CDS encoding outer membrane protein assembly factor BamB family protein — MDNHTSRGARWLPRALFVAGTAVAVVTVLYLVLLGRMAFVDWTRGRGRLLLLTPALGLLAYVLLARGRRAARGALVWCLAATVALAALWPAWQAYEWMRGPQAYVWTWWQREKPESARPVGAWLRPSSGLVRVREDGLSLYDGGGRSAGGLGAGGVVTFCALSRTIPHGIGLVAASRSPDGCGAQVLAVDLEDGEKLWAKDLPVAPGRDGDEVPVAAVGDTAVAVTEGALLGLDLRAGDERWRVPVPADCEVRALDGAADRVLYVEDCPGGGSARLIALDARTGAQAWQSPLRTAGPSAEVRMLSARPIALRAGDSVLLFDDAGRQRGAVPVAGPQEDLTAEPGPVVSGDLLITPVKGKVPGVSAYSVLDGKRVWHAALDGATVLGLVQGRGPGGVDVVTSTAARTHLWHLDGATGRPKAEPTILREVPLGRRFEIYPQGSEGYTFVNLDPAGELPSYVVLARVRGW; from the coding sequence ATGGACAACCACACATCTCGGGGCGCGCGGTGGCTGCCGCGCGCCCTGTTCGTTGCCGGCACGGCGGTCGCCGTCGTGACCGTGCTGTACCTCGTCCTGCTCGGCCGGATGGCCTTCGTCGACTGGACCCGGGGCAGGGGCCGGCTGCTGCTGCTCACCCCCGCCCTGGGGCTCCTCGCGTACGTGCTGCTGGCCCGCGGGCGTCGTGCCGCCCGGGGCGCACTGGTCTGGTGCCTCGCCGCGACCGTCGCGCTGGCCGCGCTGTGGCCCGCCTGGCAGGCGTACGAGTGGATGCGCGGCCCACAGGCGTACGTGTGGACCTGGTGGCAGCGCGAGAAGCCGGAGTCGGCCCGGCCGGTCGGCGCCTGGCTTCGCCCCTCGTCGGGGCTCGTGCGGGTCCGCGAGGACGGCCTGTCCCTCTACGACGGCGGGGGCCGCTCGGCCGGCGGGCTGGGCGCGGGCGGGGTCGTCACCTTCTGCGCCCTGAGCCGCACCATCCCTCACGGCATCGGCCTGGTCGCCGCCTCCCGGTCGCCGGACGGCTGCGGCGCGCAGGTGCTGGCCGTGGACCTGGAGGACGGTGAGAAGCTGTGGGCCAAGGACCTCCCGGTGGCACCCGGCCGGGACGGGGACGAGGTACCCGTGGCCGCCGTCGGCGATACGGCCGTCGCCGTGACGGAGGGCGCCCTCCTCGGCCTGGACCTGCGCGCGGGCGACGAACGCTGGCGGGTGCCGGTACCGGCCGACTGCGAGGTCCGCGCGCTCGACGGAGCCGCCGACCGGGTGCTGTACGTGGAGGACTGCCCCGGCGGCGGCTCGGCGCGGCTGATCGCGCTGGACGCGCGGACCGGAGCCCAGGCCTGGCAGAGCCCGCTGCGCACCGCAGGCCCGTCGGCGGAGGTGCGAATGCTGTCGGCGCGGCCGATCGCCCTGCGCGCCGGGGACTCGGTGCTGCTGTTCGACGACGCCGGGCGGCAGCGGGGCGCGGTGCCGGTGGCCGGCCCGCAGGAGGACCTGACCGCGGAGCCGGGACCGGTGGTGAGCGGCGACCTGCTGATCACCCCGGTGAAGGGCAAGGTCCCGGGAGTCTCCGCGTACTCCGTGCTGGACGGCAAGCGCGTCTGGCACGCCGCGCTCGACGGCGCGACGGTCCTGGGCCTCGTGCAGGGCCGGGGCCCGGGCGGGGTCGACGTGGTGACGTCGACCGCCGCGCGGACGCATCTGTGGCACCTGGACGGGGCCACGGGCAGGCCGAAGGCCGAGCCCACGATCCTGCGCGAGGTCCCGCTGGGCAGACGGTTCGAGATCTACCCGCAGGGCTCCGAGGGCTACACGTTCGTGAACCTGGACCCGGCCGGCGAACTGCCGTCGTACGTGGTGCTGGCGCGGGTCAGAGGCTGGTGA